In Leifsonia sp. ZF2019, a genomic segment contains:
- a CDS encoding LacI family DNA-binding transcriptional regulator: MSKRLAEVARKVGVSEATVSRVLNDKPGVSAATREAVLTALDVLGYERPTKLRGERARLVGLVLPELQNPIFPAFAEIIGGALAQNGYTPVLCTQTAGGISEADYVELLLQQQVSGVVFVGGAYAQVDASHEHYDRLRDLNLPTVLVNAPVDELHFATVSCDDSVATGQALGHLRSLGHERIGLLLGPRDHVPSMRKLEAARRISAEWGTPLYEGLVVHSLYSLEAGQAAAARLLAAGVSAIVCASDPMALGAIRAARRAGLSVPRDVSIVGYDDSALMNCTEPPLTTIRQPIEPMGRTVIELLLRQISSDSAIRDELFFEPELVVRGSTGPA; encoded by the coding sequence ATGTCGAAACGTCTCGCCGAGGTCGCGCGTAAGGTCGGAGTCAGCGAAGCGACCGTCAGCCGAGTGCTGAACGATAAGCCGGGAGTGTCCGCGGCGACCAGGGAGGCTGTCCTGACCGCCCTCGACGTCCTCGGCTACGAGCGCCCCACCAAGCTGCGCGGGGAGCGCGCGCGCCTGGTCGGCCTCGTCCTCCCCGAACTGCAGAATCCGATCTTCCCGGCCTTCGCCGAGATCATCGGCGGCGCCCTCGCGCAGAACGGATACACCCCTGTGCTGTGCACCCAGACGGCCGGCGGGATCTCGGAGGCCGACTACGTCGAGCTGCTCCTGCAGCAGCAGGTGTCGGGCGTCGTCTTCGTCGGGGGTGCCTACGCCCAGGTCGACGCGTCGCACGAGCACTACGACCGGTTGCGCGACCTCAACCTCCCCACGGTCCTGGTGAACGCGCCGGTCGACGAGCTGCACTTCGCTACCGTCTCGTGCGACGACTCCGTCGCGACGGGGCAGGCGCTCGGCCACCTCCGCTCCCTCGGGCACGAACGGATCGGACTGCTCCTGGGGCCGCGCGACCACGTCCCCTCGATGCGGAAGCTGGAGGCGGCGCGCCGGATCAGTGCCGAGTGGGGCACGCCACTGTACGAGGGGCTCGTCGTCCATTCGCTGTATTCGTTGGAGGCGGGGCAGGCGGCGGCGGCCCGCCTGCTCGCCGCCGGTGTCAGCGCCATCGTCTGCGCGAGCGACCCCATGGCGCTGGGCGCCATCCGTGCGGCGCGCAGGGCGGGGCTGTCCGTCCCGCGCGACGTCTCGATCGTGGGTTACGACGACTCCGCGCTGATGAACTGCACCGAGCCGCCGTTGACGACCATCCGTCAGCCCATCGAGCCCATGGGGCGCACCGTGATCGAGCTGCTGCTGCGCCAGATCTCGAGCGACTCCGCCATCCGGGACGAGCTGTTCTTCGAGCCGGAGCTGGTGGTGCGGGGGTCCACCGGGCCCGCCTGA